Proteins encoded within one genomic window of Pygocentrus nattereri isolate fPygNat1 chromosome 7, fPygNat1.pri, whole genome shotgun sequence:
- the LOC119263721 gene encoding adhesive plaque matrix protein-like, whose product MWGWRENSASWCRLRQGWLNHRRGNFPGSFKLRLLPKELVLLFQDGGDLPVQPGQLRTQCLESMFLGRRHVNQCNKCAQTVSAQTVSAQTISAQTVSAQTVSAQTVSAQTVSAQTVSAQTISAQTVSAQTLSAQTVSAQTVSAQTISTQTVSAQIVSAQTVSAQPSLPRLSLPKPSLPRLSLPKPSLPRLSLPKLSLPRLSLPKLSLPRLSLPKPSLPRLSLPKPSLPRLTLPKPCLPRLSLPKLSLSRLYLPRLYVPRLSLPKPFLPRLSLPKLSLPKLYLSRLYLPKLSLSKLYLARLSLPKPSLPRLSLPKPFLPKPYLPRLSLPKLSLSKLYLPKLYLARLSLPRLSLLKLSLPRLSLLKLSLPKLSLPRLSLPKPSLPRLSLPRPSLPRLSLLKLSLPRLSLPRLSLPKPSLPKPFLPRLSLPRLSLPKPSLPRLSLPKLYLPKRLLPRLYLPKLSLPRLSLPKPYLPRLSLPKLSLSRWYLPRLYLPRLSLPKPFLPRLSLPKLSLPKLYLSRLYLSRLYLPKLSMSKLQYLPRLYLPRLSLPKPFLPKPYLPRLSLPKLSLSKLYLPKLYLARLSLPKLYLPRLSLPKLSLPKLYLSRLYLSRLYLPKLSLSKLQYLPRLYLPRLSLPKPFLPKPYLPRLSLPKLSLSKLYLPKLYLARLSLPKLYLPKLYLPKTSLPRLSLPSLYLSRLSVPKLLSLPKLYLARLHLPRLYLPRMSLPKPSLPKLYLPRLYLSKPYLPKLYLSKPYLPKLYLSKLYLPRLLYLPKPSLPRLSLPRLSLPKPFLPKPYLPRLSLPKLSLPKLYVSRLYLSRLYIPRLYLPKLSLPKTSLPKLYLSRLSLPRL is encoded by the exons TAAATCAATGCAACAAGTGTGCCCAAACTGTCTCTGCCCAGACTGTCTCTGCCCAAACCATCTCTGCCCAGACTGTCTCTGCTCAAACTGTCTCTGCCCAGACTGTCTCTGCCCAAACTGTCTCTGCCCAGACTGTCTCTGCCCAAACCATCTCTGCCCAGACTGTCTCTGCCCAAACCCTCTCTGCCCAGACTGTCTCTGCCCAGACTGTCTCTGCCCAAACCATCTCTACCCAGACTGTCTCTGCCCAAATTGTCTCTGCCCAGACTGTCTCTGCCCAACCATCTCTGCCCAGACTGTCTCTGCCCAAACCATCTCTGCCCAGACTGTCTCTGCCCAAACCATCTCTACCCAGACTGTCTCTGCCCAAATTGTCTCTGCCCAGACTGTCTCTGCCCAAACTGTCTCTGCCCAGACTGTCTTTGCCCAAACCATCTCTGCCCAGACTGTCTCTGCCCAAACCATCTCTGCCCAGACTGACTCTGCCCAAACCATGTCTGCCCAGACTGTCTCTGCCCAAACTCTCTCTGTCCAGATTGTATCTGCCCAGACTGTATGTGCCCAGACTGTCTCTGCCCAAACCATTTCTGCCCAGACTGTCTCTGCCTAAACTGTCTCTGCCCAAACTGTATCTGTCCAGACTCTATCTGCCCAAACTGTCTCTGTCCAAACTGTATCTGGCCAGACTGTCTCTGCCCAAACCATCTCTGCCCAGACTGTCTCTGCCCAAACCATTTCTGCCCAAACCGTATTTGCCCAGACTTTCTCTGCCCAAACTGTCTCTGTCCAAACTGTATCTGCCCAAACTGTATCTGGCCAGACTGTCTCTGCCCAGACTGTCTCTGCTCAAACTGTCTCTGCCCAGACTGTCTCTGCTCAAACTGTCTCTGCCCAAACTGTCTCTGCCCAGACTGTCTCTGCCCAAACCATCCCTGCCCAGACTGTCTCTGCCCAGACCATCTCTGCCCAGACTGTCTCTGCTCAAACTGTCTCTGCCCAGACTGTCTCTGCCCAGACTGTCTCTGCCCAAACCATCTCTGCCCAAACCATTTCTGCCCAGACTGTCTCTGCCCAGACTGTCTCTGCCCAAACCATCTCTGCCCAGACTGTCTCTGCCCAAATTGTATCTGCCCAAACGGCTTCTGCCCAGATTGTATCTGCCCAAACTGTCTCTACCCAGACTGTCTCTGCCCAAACCATATTTGCCCAGACTGTCTCTGCCCAAACTCTCTCTGTCCAGATGGTATCTGCCCAGACTGTATCTGCCCAGACTGTCTCTGCCCAAACCATTTCTGCCCAGACTGTCTCTACCTAAACTGTCTCTGCCCAAACTGTATCTGTCCAGACTGTATCTGTCCAGACTCTATCTGCCCAAACTGTCTATGTCCAAACT ACAGTATCTGCCCAGACTGTATCTGCCCAGACTGTCTCTGCCCAAACCATTTCTGCCCAAACCGTATTTGCCCAGACTTTCTCTGCCCAAACTGTCTCTGTCCAAACTGTATCTGCCCAAACTGTATCTGGCCAGACTGTCTCTGCCCAAACTATATCTGCCCAGACTGTCTCTGCCTAAACTGTCTCTGCCCAAACTGTATCTGTCCAGACTGTATCTGTCCCGACTCTATCTGCCCAAACTGTCTCTGTCCAAACT ACAGTATCTGCCCAGACTGTATCTGCCCAGACTGTCTCTGCCCAAACCATTTCTGCCCAAACCGTATTTGCCCAGACTTTCTCTGCCCAAACTGTCTCTGTCCAAACTGTATCTGCCCAAACTGTATCTGGCCAGACTGTCTCTGCCCAAACTATATCTACCCAAACTGTATCTGCCAAAAACCTCTCTGCCCAGACTGTCTCTGCCCAGTCTGTATCTGTCCAGACTGTCTGTGCCCAAACT ACTGTCTCTGCCCAAACTGTATCTTGCCAGACTGCATCTGCCCAGACTGTATCTGCCCAGAATGTCTCTGCCCAAACCATCTCTGCCCAAACTATATCTTCCCAGACTGTATCTGTCCAAACCGTATCTGCCAAAACTGTATCTGTCCAAACCGTATCTGCCAAAACTGTATCTGTCCAAACTGTATCTGCCCAGACT ACTGTATCTGCCCAAACCGTCTCTGCCCAGACTGTCTCTGCCTAGACTGTCTCTGCCCAAACCATTTCTGCCCAAACCATATTTGCCCAGACTGTCTCTGCCTAAACTGTCTCTGCCCAAACTGTATGTGTCCAGACTGTATCTGTCCAGACTGTATATTCCCAGACTGTATCTGCCCAAACTGTCTCTGCCCAAAACGTCTCTACCCAAGCTGTATCTGTCCAGACTGTCTCTGCCCAGACTATAA